The genomic window GGCATTCCCCACGAAGCGATGCAAAAGCGCACAGAAGGCGCTTCTTGTAACTGTCAGGCAGCTTTCTTGAGCGCCTTGACGGCCTTGAGCACGTCGTCGACATGGCCGGGAACCTTGAGGCCGCGCCATTCGGCCTTCAGGATGCCGTCGGCGCCGATGAGGAAGGTGCTGCGCTCGATGCCCTTGACCTTCTTGCCGTACATGATCTTGTTCTTGACCACGCCGAACATGTGGCACATTTTTTCTTCGGTGTCGGCGATGAGTTCGAACGGGAGTTCGAGCTTGGCCTTGAACTCGTCGTGCGACTTCATGTTGTCGCGGGACACGCCGAACACGGTGGCGCCGGCTTTTTCGAAGTCCTTGTAGCGGTCGCGGAACTGCATGGCTTCGGTCGTGCAACCCGGAGTGTTATCTTTCGGGTAAAAATACATGACCAGCACGTGGCCGAGGTGCGAGGTATTCGAAACTTTCAAGCCGCCCGTGGCGTTGGCGTCGAATTCAGGAATGGGTTTGTTGACAACGATCGCCATGAAACTTGTTTTCTCCGTTGGTTTCCATTGAATCGAGCTCTTTCGGGCACACTCGATGAATGGAGGATTGGTCGTTGCTAACTGAGGGCAGCTGGCCTGTTCGCAACCCGGTATTTTACCCCGAAAAGCTCCCCCTCAGCCATCCTGGGGCGGTTCGACCAGCAGGGCGGCAATCACATGGCGGCCTTCGCCGGCTAGGATGTTGTAGGTACGGCAGGCGGCGGGGGTGTCCATGGTCTCCACGCCAGTGCGCTTGGCCATGAGCGGCTGCAGCCAGGCGGCCTGCGGAAAGCGGATGCGCGATCCGCTTCCAAAAATGATCAATTCCGCGCCAAGCGAGGCCAACTGGGCGAAATGCTCGGGCCCGAGTTGCTCGAAACGAGTGCAATTCCATGCGAAGCGCTCGCCTCGAGAGCCGACCACTACGCTGCCCTCGACCTTCTCGTTGTTGATCGCAACCCACCCGGGGCCGTGAGCGGTGAGGGACTGGGCGTCGGATTTGTCGGGCTGGAGCTTCATCGGGGCACTGGGAACTGTGGTCAAATTATAGGTTTTCCCCAGTGACACGAGGCCTCCAAGGGCCTTTCGACATCGAGTAACCCGCGCCCGGGAGGGCCCTTTGAAGCAGTTCAAGAAATCGGCCAAGCTGGCCAACGTGCTCTACGACATCCGCGGCCCCATCATGGACGCCGCGAAGCAGATGGAGGAAGAGGGCCAGAAGATCATCAAGCTCAACATCGGCAACCTGGCCGTGTTCGGTTTCGATGCGCCCGAGGAAGTGCAGCAGGACATGATCCGCAACCTGCCGGCCTCGGCGGGCTATTCGGACAGCAAGGGCATTTTTGCGGCGCGCAAGGCCGTGATGCACGAAACGCAGAAGCAGGGCATTGCCGGCGTCACGCTCGACGACATCTACCTGGGCAACGGCGCAAGCGAACTGATCGCCATGGCCACCAACGCGCTGCTGAACGACGGCGACGAAATGCTGCTGCCGGCGCCCGACTATCCTCTCTGGACGGCCGCATCGAGTCTTTCGGGCGGCACGCCGGTGCACTACCTGTGCGACGAGGCCAACGGCTGGATGCCCGACCTGGAGGACATCCGCACCAAGATCACGCCCCGCACCAAGGGCATCGTGGTCATCAACCCCAACAACCCGACCGGCGCGCTGTATTCCGACGAATTGCTCAAGAGCATCGTGGCGATTGCGCGCGAGCACGACCTGGTGATCTTCGCGGACGAGGTCTACGACAAGGTGCTGTACGACGACGTCAAGCACACCGCCATCGCGAGCCTTTCGACCGACGTGCTCACGCTCACCTTCAATTCGCTTTCCAAGAGCTACCGCTCCTGCGGCTATCGCGCGGGCTGGCTCGTGGTTTCGGGCGACAAGAAGCGTGCGCAAGACTACATCGAGGGGCTGAACATGCTCTCGAACATGCGCCTTTGCGCCAACGTGCCCGGCCAATGGGCCATTCAGACCGCGCTTGGCGGCTACCAGAGCATCAACGATCTGGTGGGCGACGGCGGCCGGCTGCGGCGCCAGCGCGACCTGGCCTACGAACTGATCACGGCCATTCCCGGCGTGAGCTGCGTCAAGCCCAGCGCCGCGCTCTACATGTTTCCCAAGCTCGATCCGAAGATCTATCCCATCGAGGACGACCGGCAGTTCTTTCTCGAACTGCTGAGAGAAACCAAGGTCATGCTGGTGCAGGGCACGGGCTTCAACTGGGCCACGCCGGACCACTTCCGCATCGTGTTCCTGCCTCACGAGGACGACCTGCGCGAAGCGATCCATCGGATTGCCAAATTCCTGGAGCTGTACCGCCTGCGCAGCAAGACCGACTGACACGAATCCTCAACGCGAATCTCCAATGAAACCCATTCAAGTAGGCCTGCTCGGCGCAGGCACGGTCGGTAGCGGCACTTTCAAGGTGCTGCTGCGCAATCAGGAAGAAATCAAGCGACGTGCGGGCCGGGGTATCGAGATCACGATGGTGGCCGACCTCGACCAGGCGCGCGCGCGCGAAGTGGCAGGCGAAGGTGTGCGTGTCGTCGCCGACGCGCGCGACGTCATTGCCAATCCGGACATCGACATCGTCATCGAACTGATCGGCGGCTATGGCGTTGCGAAGCAGCTGGTGCTCGAGGCCATTGCGGCCGGCAAGCACGTGGTCACGGCCAACAAGGCGCTGCTCGCCGTGCACGGCACCGAAATCTTCGCGGCCGCGCATGCCAAGGGCGTGATGGTGGCCTTCGAGGCCGCGGTTGCCGGCGGCATTCCGATCATCAAGGCGCTGCGCGAAGGCCTCACGGCCAACAGCATCCAATGGCTGGCCGGCATCATCAACGGCACCACCAATTTCATCCTTTCGGAGATGCGCGACAAGGGCCTGGACTTCGGCACCGTGCTCAAGGAAGCACAACGCCTGGGCTATGCCGAAGCCGACCCCACCTTCGACATCGAGGGTGTCGACGCCGGCCACAAGGTCACGCTGATGAGCGCCATTGCCTTCGGCATTCCGGTGCAGTTCGACAAGGCGCACATCGAAGGCATCACCAAGCTTGCCGCGCAAGACATCAAGTACGCCGAGCAGCTCGGCTACCGCATCAAGCTGCTCGGCATCACCAAGCGCACGGCGCAGGGCGTCGAGCTGCGCGTGCATCCCTCGCTGGTGCCGTCGAAGCGGCTGCTTGCGAATGTGGAAGGCGCGATGAACGCAGTGGTGGTGCATGGCGATGCCGTGGGCACCACGCTGTACTACGGCAAGGGCGCGGGCAGCGAGCCGACCGCCAGCGCGGTGATTGCCGACCTGGTCGACATCACGCGCCTGCACACGGCCGACGCCGCGCACCGCGTGCCGCACCTGGCTTTCCATCCCGACGCCATGAGCGACCTGAAGGTGTTGCCCATGGCCGAGGTGGTCACCAGCTACTACCTGCGCCTGCGCGTGGCCGACCAGGCCGGCGTGCTTGCTAAGGTCACGGGCCTGCTCGCCACCGCCGGCATCAGCATCGACGCGGTGCTGCAGCGCGAAGCCGACGAAGTGGGCGGCGAAGGCTCCACGCAGACCGACCTGATCATCCTCACGCACGACGCGCGCGAAGGCACGGTGAACGACGTGCTCGCCGAACTGCAGGCGCTCCCCACGGTGCTGCAGCCGATCGTGCGTATCCGCAAGGAAGAGCTGTCCTGAGGGCGGCGCAAGAGAACCATCGTGAACTACCTGAGCACCCGCGGGCACCCGGACCGCAAGCGTTTCTGCGAAATCCTGCTTGAAGGCCTCGCGCCGGACGGCGGGCTCTACCTGCCCGAGCACTATCCGCAAGTCGATACCGCCACGCTCGCGAAATGGCGCGACCTGCCGTATGCGGAGCTGGCATTCGAGATTCTCTCGCTGTACATCGACGACATTCCGCCGGCCGACCTGAAAGCCATCTGCGCCAAGACCTACACGCCCGAAGTGTTCGGCAGCGAAGAAATCGTGCCGCTGCGCGAGCTCGAAGACGGCGTGTACCTCGAAGCCCTGTCCAACGGCCCGACGCTGGCCTTCAAGGACATGGCGATGCAGCTGCTGGGCAACCTGTTCGAGTACGAACTGGCCCGCCGCGGCGCCGAGCTCAACATTCTTGGCGCCACCAGCGGCGACACCGGCAGCGCGGCCGAGTACGCCATGCGCGGCAAGAAGGGCGTGCGCGTCTTCATGACCTCGCCGGACGGCCGCATGAGCCCCTTCCAGCAGGCGCAGATGTTCAGCCTGCAAGACGAGAACATCCACAACATTGCCATCACCGGCGTGTTCGACGACTGCCAGGACATCGTCAAGGCGGTGTCGAACGACCTGGGCTTCAAGCGCAAGTACCGCATCGGCACGGTCAACTCGATCAACTGGGCGCGCCTGCTCGCGCAGGTCGTCTACTACTTTGCCGGCTACTTCCAGGCCACCGCGGGCAACGACAAGCCGGTGAGCTTCACCGTGCCGTCGGGCAACTTCGGCAATGTGTGCGCAGGCCACGTGGCGCGCATGATGGGCCTGCCCATCCACACGCTGGTGGTTGCGACCAACGAGAACGACGTGCTCGACGAGTTCTTCCGCACCGGCATCTACCGCGTGCGCGCGGCGGCCGACACGCACGAAACCTCGAGTCCGTCGATGGACATCAGCAAGGCCAGCAACTTCGAGCGCTTCGTGTTCGACCTGGTGGGCCGCGATGCCGCCAGGCTGCGTTCGCTGTTCGTCGACGACTTGAGCGGGCAGGCCCGCTTCGACCTGAGTGCAGCACCCGAATTCAAGCA from Variovorax paradoxus includes these protein-coding regions:
- a CDS encoding peroxiredoxin, with the translated sequence MAIVVNKPIPEFDANATGGLKVSNTSHLGHVLVMYFYPKDNTPGCTTEAMQFRDRYKDFEKAGATVFGVSRDNMKSHDEFKAKLELPFELIADTEEKMCHMFGVVKNKIMYGKKVKGIERSTFLIGADGILKAEWRGLKVPGHVDDVLKAVKALKKAA
- a CDS encoding Mth938-like domain-containing protein — its product is MKLQPDKSDAQSLTAHGPGWVAINNEKVEGSVVVGSRGERFAWNCTRFEQLGPEHFAQLASLGAELIIFGSGSRIRFPQAAWLQPLMAKRTGVETMDTPAACRTYNILAGEGRHVIAALLVEPPQDG
- a CDS encoding pyridoxal phosphate-dependent aminotransferase, which gives rise to MKQFKKSAKLANVLYDIRGPIMDAAKQMEEEGQKIIKLNIGNLAVFGFDAPEEVQQDMIRNLPASAGYSDSKGIFAARKAVMHETQKQGIAGVTLDDIYLGNGASELIAMATNALLNDGDEMLLPAPDYPLWTAASSLSGGTPVHYLCDEANGWMPDLEDIRTKITPRTKGIVVINPNNPTGALYSDELLKSIVAIAREHDLVIFADEVYDKVLYDDVKHTAIASLSTDVLTLTFNSLSKSYRSCGYRAGWLVVSGDKKRAQDYIEGLNMLSNMRLCANVPGQWAIQTALGGYQSINDLVGDGGRLRRQRDLAYELITAIPGVSCVKPSAALYMFPKLDPKIYPIEDDRQFFLELLRETKVMLVQGTGFNWATPDHFRIVFLPHEDDLREAIHRIAKFLELYRLRSKTD
- a CDS encoding homoserine dehydrogenase — translated: MKPIQVGLLGAGTVGSGTFKVLLRNQEEIKRRAGRGIEITMVADLDQARAREVAGEGVRVVADARDVIANPDIDIVIELIGGYGVAKQLVLEAIAAGKHVVTANKALLAVHGTEIFAAAHAKGVMVAFEAAVAGGIPIIKALREGLTANSIQWLAGIINGTTNFILSEMRDKGLDFGTVLKEAQRLGYAEADPTFDIEGVDAGHKVTLMSAIAFGIPVQFDKAHIEGITKLAAQDIKYAEQLGYRIKLLGITKRTAQGVELRVHPSLVPSKRLLANVEGAMNAVVVHGDAVGTTLYYGKGAGSEPTASAVIADLVDITRLHTADAAHRVPHLAFHPDAMSDLKVLPMAEVVTSYYLRLRVADQAGVLAKVTGLLATAGISIDAVLQREADEVGGEGSTQTDLIILTHDAREGTVNDVLAELQALPTVLQPIVRIRKEELS
- the thrC gene encoding threonine synthase; this translates as MNYLSTRGHPDRKRFCEILLEGLAPDGGLYLPEHYPQVDTATLAKWRDLPYAELAFEILSLYIDDIPPADLKAICAKTYTPEVFGSEEIVPLRELEDGVYLEALSNGPTLAFKDMAMQLLGNLFEYELARRGAELNILGATSGDTGSAAEYAMRGKKGVRVFMTSPDGRMSPFQQAQMFSLQDENIHNIAITGVFDDCQDIVKAVSNDLGFKRKYRIGTVNSINWARLLAQVVYYFAGYFQATAGNDKPVSFTVPSGNFGNVCAGHVARMMGLPIHTLVVATNENDVLDEFFRTGIYRVRAAADTHETSSPSMDISKASNFERFVFDLVGRDAARLRSLFVDDLSGQARFDLSAAPEFKQAAERFGFRSSRSTHADRLATIRDTEKRFATLVDPHTADGLKAAREHLTPGVPMVVLETALPIKFAATLVEALGHEPARPARFEGIEALPKRVVKLPADVEAVKAYIAQNCD